The window CCCACCAGCTCCACCAGGAACCACACGCCCCAGCCCGTGCCCAGGTAGGCCCACTTGTCCTCCAGGGCCAGGCCCAGCACCTTGATGGCCAGGTAGCCGAACATGATCCAGGAGCAGGCCTTGGCGAAGCCCAGGGCCACGCCGTCGGCTTCCTGCTTGTGGGCGGTGTCCATCAGGTGATGGAAGTTCCTGTGGGCCAGGGAGCTCTCGAAGAGCACCATGGACATGCCCGCGAACATGGAGCTGATGAAGAAGTACAGCGGCAGGTAGGTCGAGTACCACAGCGGGTGCAGCTTGTTGGGGGCGATGAGGAACAGCGCGCCCAGCGAGCTCTGGTGCATGGTGGAGAGCACAACGCCCATGATGGTCAGGGCGATGGTCCAGCCGTGGATGATGTTGCGCAGCTTCTTCAGGCCCAGCCATTCGAAGGCCATGGGGGTGAACTCGATGGCCAGCACCGAGAGGTAGATGAACACGCAAAGGCCCACTTCGAACAGCAGGGACGAGGTGCCCTGGGAGACGAAGACGGGGTAGGGCAGGCGCCAGGGGCGGCCCACGTCGTAGTGCAGGGCGAAGACCACCAGCGCGTAGCCCAGAAACGCCGTGAGGATGGCCGGGCGCACGGC is drawn from Desulfocurvus vexinensis DSM 17965 and contains these coding sequences:
- the hmcC gene encoding sulfate respiration complex protein HmcC, with amino-acid sequence MNAETNAAGRSALTPFTIVSGIIVIIGLVLTWLRFTGGLGAVTNLDHNNPWGIWISFDLLCGVALAAGGYTTTAACYLFGIKRFHSAVRPAILTAFLGYALVVFALHYDVGRPWRLPYPVFVSQGTSSLLFEVGLCVFIYLSVLAIEFTPMAFEWLGLKKLRNIIHGWTIALTIMGVVLSTMHQSSLGALFLIAPNKLHPLWYSTYLPLYFFISSMFAGMSMVLFESSLAHRNFHHLMDTAHKQEADGVALGFAKACSWIMFGYLAIKVLGLALEDKWAYLGTGWGVWFLVELVGFVALPCLAYAIGYRDRNIGLIKATAVWTVLGIVLNRFNVSLVAFNWQLPSAERYFPSIMEIGVSVFVVTVGLIAYRFIVTRMPVFYEHPQYKGEH